One region of Synergistes jonesii genomic DNA includes:
- a CDS encoding tRNA1(Val) (adenine(37)-N6)-methyltransferase — protein MEKCHDLLRGVLKIYQPDEREGLRVNVDTILLAHFTRPKRGEKILEIGCAHGAVSLILAKRGFSVQGVDIQPHLIELAKRNAALNGLDADFFAADIRDYKKIAPAQSFDRIVVNPPYDEEGSCRRSPSEARSASVQGSRCTLGDIIAASHYLLKNRGRLDIVIRSDRTGELFALLDRYKTPPKIMRCVHPRPKGRASVLLAEAVRSGGKGIVVEPPLFIVDESGAETPELKAAYAIEEGD, from the coding sequence ATGGAAAAGTGCCACGATCTGCTCCGCGGGGTGCTTAAAATATATCAGCCCGACGAGCGCGAGGGGCTTCGCGTCAACGTGGACACGATACTGCTCGCCCACTTCACGCGCCCAAAGCGCGGCGAAAAGATCCTGGAGATAGGCTGTGCGCACGGCGCAGTTTCTCTGATACTGGCGAAGCGCGGTTTCAGCGTGCAAGGCGTCGACATTCAGCCGCACCTTATAGAGCTCGCGAAGAGAAATGCGGCGCTCAACGGCCTTGATGCTGATTTTTTCGCGGCCGACATACGCGATTATAAAAAAATCGCGCCGGCGCAGAGCTTCGATAGAATCGTAGTCAACCCTCCCTACGATGAGGAGGGGAGCTGCCGCCGCAGTCCGAGCGAAGCGCGTTCGGCATCCGTGCAGGGTTCCCGATGCACGCTCGGCGATATAATCGCCGCCTCGCACTATCTTCTGAAAAACAGAGGGCGCCTTGACATAGTGATTCGCAGCGACAGGACGGGCGAATTGTTCGCGCTCCTCGACAGATACAAAACGCCGCCGAAGATCATGAGGTGCGTACACCCGCGCCCGAAAGGGCGCGCCTCCGTCCTGCTCGCCGAAGCCGTGCGCTCGGGCGGAAAAGGCATAGTCGTGGAGCCGCCGCTGTTTATCGTAGACGAAAGCGGTGCGGAAACGCCGGAGCTCAAAGCCGCCTACGCGATAGAGGAGGGCGATTGA
- the rsmI gene encoding 16S rRNA (cytidine(1402)-2'-O)-methyltransferase, which translates to MPLVIVPTPIGNLEDITLRALRELRAADVIACEDTRRTLRLLNHFDIKKELLSCHEHNERRRVDTICALLAEGKRVALVSDAGTPGLSDPGAAAAREAAARGFEVDVLPGANALLPALLLSGASMESFFFAGFLKGKSGEKRKKLEEISQLPDTLVFYVAPHRLTEELAFIASVLGDRRAALVREISKVHQETIRGTLLGICDTMPQEKIRGEFVCVVEGAEGKTMEEASWREEAAAMAQSGERTKNIAAALAEKYGVQRNAVKRFIIENFNGEA; encoded by the coding sequence ATGCCGCTCGTCATCGTCCCGACCCCGATAGGCAACCTTGAAGACATCACGCTTCGAGCGCTGCGCGAGCTGCGCGCGGCGGACGTTATAGCCTGCGAAGACACACGCCGCACGCTGCGCCTGCTGAACCACTTCGATATAAAAAAAGAGCTGCTCTCATGCCACGAACACAACGAGCGCAGGCGCGTCGATACCATATGCGCTCTGCTGGCAGAGGGAAAGCGCGTCGCGCTCGTCTCGGACGCCGGAACGCCTGGGCTTTCCGATCCCGGCGCGGCTGCCGCGCGCGAGGCTGCCGCGCGCGGCTTCGAGGTCGACGTCCTGCCGGGCGCAAACGCCCTTCTTCCCGCACTGCTGCTTTCCGGCGCGTCTATGGAATCATTTTTCTTCGCGGGGTTTTTGAAGGGCAAAAGCGGGGAAAAGAGAAAAAAGCTCGAAGAAATTTCGCAGCTTCCCGACACCCTCGTCTTTTACGTGGCGCCGCACCGCCTTACGGAAGAACTCGCCTTCATCGCCTCCGTCCTCGGGGACAGGCGCGCGGCGCTCGTGCGCGAGATCAGCAAGGTGCACCAGGAAACGATACGCGGTACTTTGCTGGGAATTTGTGATACAATGCCACAAGAAAAAATTCGCGGCGAGTTCGTCTGCGTCGTCGAAGGCGCGGAAGGAAAAACGATGGAAGAAGCCTCGTGGCGCGAGGAAGCCGCCGCGATGGCGCAAAGCGGAGAAAGGACGAAAAACATCGCCGCGGCGCTCGCCGAAAAATACGGTGTGCAGAGAAACGCGGTCAAAAGATTCATAATAGAAAATTTCAACGGGGAGGCCTAA